A region of Candidatus Rokuibacteriota bacterium DNA encodes the following proteins:
- a CDS encoding iron ABC transporter permease, which translates to MERSVPVWILAALTLALLILLPLGWLAHVSVSSEGGVTLAHYRKVFTDPHLQKALWNTLVLAIWAGLASLAIGAPMAWLSSRTDLPGKRLIRGLIMASFVTPPFLGAFAWVMLAGPNAGLLNKLYRSLTGAEDPLFNIFTMPGLIFVVALYTFPYVFIMIANTLDLIASDLEEAAAVLGAGRLQVALTITLPLVAPAILSGFILAVLQALALFGSPAILALPAGFHTITTQIWALFQYPPKVEMAAAFSIPLLLATALLLLMQKKLLGRRGYASVGGKGGQRRSVGLGPWRYPALLGCLAVMACAIFLPYGILAKAALSRAWAQPMTWENLTLGNFAFTFFQYSSTQAAILNTLELGVMTACVGAGLAALLAYIANRRIILGHQLLAFLALAPIVIPGVVLAVGLFVAYTRPPLLLYGTLWILFVAYLTKEMPVGYSQSDATFRGIHAELEEAGRILGAGRLRVLGEITAPLARSGIIATWCFIFIGVIRELSASILLFTPSTKVMSVVIFDLKEEGHFGAIAVLGLFMLAMTFAIVVLMQTVLGRDFLGAKE; encoded by the coding sequence ATGGAGCGCTCCGTTCCTGTCTGGATCCTGGCGGCCCTGACCCTGGCCCTCCTGATCCTCCTCCCCCTCGGCTGGCTCGCCCACGTGAGCGTGTCGAGCGAGGGCGGCGTCACGCTCGCCCACTACCGGAAGGTGTTCACCGACCCGCACCTGCAGAAGGCGCTCTGGAACACCCTCGTCCTGGCCATCTGGGCGGGGCTTGCGTCGCTGGCGATCGGCGCGCCCATGGCCTGGCTCTCGTCGCGGACGGACCTCCCGGGAAAGCGGTTGATCCGCGGCCTCATCATGGCGTCGTTCGTGACGCCGCCCTTTCTCGGCGCCTTCGCCTGGGTAATGCTGGCTGGGCCGAACGCGGGGCTCCTTAACAAGCTGTACCGCAGCCTCACAGGCGCCGAGGACCCGCTCTTCAACATCTTCACCATGCCCGGGCTCATCTTCGTCGTGGCCCTCTACACCTTCCCCTATGTCTTCATCATGATCGCCAACACCCTCGACCTGATCGCCTCAGACCTGGAGGAAGCGGCTGCTGTCCTCGGGGCCGGCCGCCTCCAGGTCGCGCTGACGATCACGCTCCCCCTCGTCGCCCCGGCCATCCTGAGCGGCTTCATCCTGGCCGTCCTCCAGGCCCTGGCGCTCTTCGGCTCGCCGGCCATCCTGGCGCTTCCCGCGGGTTTCCACACGATCACGACCCAGATCTGGGCCCTCTTTCAGTACCCGCCGAAGGTGGAGATGGCCGCGGCCTTTTCCATCCCGCTCCTCCTGGCGACGGCGCTCCTCCTGCTGATGCAGAAGAAACTCCTCGGGCGGCGCGGCTATGCGAGCGTGGGGGGGAAAGGCGGCCAGCGCCGGAGCGTGGGGCTGGGGCCCTGGCGCTACCCCGCGCTCCTCGGCTGCCTCGCCGTCATGGCCTGCGCCATCTTTCTTCCCTACGGGATCCTGGCGAAGGCCGCCCTCTCCCGCGCGTGGGCCCAGCCGATGACGTGGGAGAACCTCACCCTTGGGAACTTCGCGTTCACCTTCTTCCAGTACAGCTCAACCCAGGCCGCCATCCTCAACACGCTCGAGCTGGGCGTTATGACCGCGTGCGTGGGGGCGGGGCTGGCCGCGCTCCTCGCCTACATCGCGAACCGACGGATCATCCTCGGCCACCAGCTCCTCGCCTTCTTGGCCCTCGCCCCCATCGTCATCCCCGGCGTCGTGCTGGCCGTCGGGCTCTTCGTCGCGTATACGCGCCCGCCGCTCCTCCTCTACGGCACCCTCTGGATCCTCTTCGTCGCCTACCTCACCAAGGAGATGCCGGTGGGCTACTCGCAGTCCGACGCCACGTTCCGCGGGATCCACGCCGAGCTCGAGGAGGCCGGTCGCATCCTCGGTGCCGGCCGCCTCCGCGTCCTCGGCGAGATCACGGCCCCCCTCGCGCGGAGTGGAATCATCGCAACCTGGTGCTTCATCTTCATCGGCGTGATCCGCGAGCTGTCGGCCTCGATCCTCCTGTTCACGCCCAGCACCAAGGTCATGTCGGTGGTGATCTTCGACCTCAAGGAGGAGGGGCACTTCGGCGCGATCGCCGTTCTCGGCCTCTTCATGCTCGCCATGACCTTCGCCATCGTGGTCCTGATGCAGACCGTCCTCGGGCGCGACTTCCTCGGCGCCAAGGAGTGA
- a CDS encoding extracellular solute-binding protein: MVTRWLLTIAIVVAWAVMPADRASAQDARLEAARKEGKVVWYTSLALRSAEKVAKMFEAAYPGIKVEVHRTGSQRVLQRLMQELQANIKNADVVHTSDAGHFVLLKEKKLLMQYTPAGVEKFPSGFKDRDGYYYGLRATLTVIAYNPKLVSPAEVPRTWKDLLDPKWKGKLVTAHPGYSGLIATHVLALVNLHGWDYFKQLAQNKLMLVQSAVDPAGVVASGERPVAVNGGDYTFYQSKKKGNPIEIVYPKEGVPLIVSPAAITSFAPHPNAAKLFTDFTFSKEVQQALADSEGLYTGHPEVKYPADKPKLNELKLLPADADELEKRNEEIKKRFVEFFGA; encoded by the coding sequence ATGGTGACGCGTTGGCTTCTCACGATCGCAATCGTAGTGGCATGGGCCGTGATGCCGGCCGACCGCGCCTCCGCCCAGGACGCGCGCCTGGAGGCCGCCCGGAAAGAAGGGAAGGTCGTCTGGTACACCTCGCTCGCGCTCCGCAGCGCCGAAAAGGTCGCCAAGATGTTCGAGGCGGCTTACCCGGGGATCAAGGTGGAGGTCCACCGGACAGGCTCGCAGCGGGTGCTCCAGCGGCTCATGCAGGAGCTGCAGGCGAACATCAAGAACGCAGATGTGGTGCATACGTCGGACGCCGGCCACTTCGTGCTGCTGAAGGAGAAAAAGCTCCTCATGCAGTACACGCCCGCGGGCGTCGAGAAGTTCCCGTCCGGCTTCAAGGACCGGGACGGCTACTACTACGGCCTGCGCGCCACCCTCACGGTCATCGCGTACAACCCGAAGCTCGTCTCGCCAGCCGAGGTTCCCAGGACGTGGAAGGATCTTCTCGATCCGAAGTGGAAGGGGAAGCTGGTCACGGCTCACCCTGGCTACAGCGGGCTCATCGCGACCCACGTGCTCGCCCTGGTGAACCTCCACGGGTGGGACTACTTCAAGCAGCTCGCCCAGAACAAGCTCATGCTGGTTCAGTCGGCGGTTGACCCGGCGGGCGTGGTGGCTTCCGGAGAGCGGCCTGTGGCCGTGAACGGGGGCGACTACACCTTCTATCAAAGCAAGAAGAAGGGGAATCCGATCGAGATCGTCTACCCGAAGGAAGGTGTCCCGCTCATCGTCTCACCCGCCGCCATCACCAGCTTCGCGCCTCACCCCAACGCCGCCAAGCTCTTCACCGACTTCACCTTCAGCAAGGAGGTCCAGCAAGCCCTGGCGGACAGCGAGGGTCTCTACACGGGGCACCCGGAGGTGAAGTATCCGGCTGACAAACCCAAGCTGAACGAGCTGAAGCTCCTCCCAGCCGACGCGGACGAGCTGGAGAAGCGGAACGAAGAGATCAAGAAGCGCTTCGTGGAGTTCTTCGGCGCGTAG
- a CDS encoding long-chain fatty acid--CoA ligase — protein sequence MKGLMMDYPLTLTHFFERSRRLFARKGMATRVPAAPLFRYTYAEFGERVMRLAGALQALGLRRGDRVGTFAWNSHRHAEIYWAVPLLGAVLHTVNIRLSPQDLTYIMSHAGDSVLFLDASLWPLIDPIRKDLKTVRHYVVMPEAARVTPAGVLEYESLLSDAKPVTEWPRLEEDDAAGMCYTSGTTGHPKGVVYSHRAIFIHCLAQAMTDSFGISEKDVILHIVPMFHANAWCVPFAGTMVGATQIFGGPNPQPRDIAELIQAEKVTFVGAVPTVWIAIKELVEKESFDLSSIRCIPIGGSAAPKSLLEVYEKKFGVTMTHAWGMTEMTPLGTISRLKSYMEAWPDEQRYAVRAKQGYVSVGVELRAVDDEGKEVPWDGKSMGELQVRGPWVVKGYYNNPDSAKSFTPDGWFKTGDVVTIDPEGYIQIMDRTKDLIKSGGEWISSVDMESLLMAHPKVLEAAVIAVPHAKWVERPLACVVPKPEAKGALTAAELIEFLRPQVARWWLPDAIVFLDAIPKTSVGKFDKKVLREQFRNWTPEA from the coding sequence ATGAAGGGTCTGATGATGGACTACCCGCTCACGCTGACCCACTTCTTCGAGCGGAGCCGCCGGCTGTTCGCCCGGAAGGGCATGGCCACGCGCGTGCCGGCAGCCCCGCTGTTCCGGTACACCTACGCCGAGTTCGGTGAGCGCGTCATGCGGCTGGCCGGTGCGCTCCAGGCGCTGGGGCTCCGCCGGGGCGACCGGGTCGGCACCTTCGCCTGGAACTCCCACCGCCACGCGGAGATCTACTGGGCCGTCCCGCTCCTCGGCGCGGTCCTCCACACGGTGAACATCCGCCTCTCGCCCCAGGACCTCACCTACATCATGAGCCACGCGGGAGACTCGGTCCTCTTCCTGGACGCGAGCCTCTGGCCCCTCATCGACCCGATCAGGAAGGACCTGAAGACGGTCCGGCACTACGTCGTCATGCCTGAAGCTGCGCGCGTGACTCCGGCGGGCGTGCTCGAGTATGAGTCGCTGCTCAGCGACGCCAAGCCCGTGACCGAATGGCCCCGGCTCGAGGAGGACGACGCCGCGGGGATGTGCTACACCTCGGGAACCACCGGCCACCCGAAGGGCGTGGTCTACAGCCACCGCGCCATCTTCATCCACTGCCTGGCCCAGGCGATGACGGACTCCTTCGGGATCTCCGAGAAGGACGTCATCCTCCACATCGTCCCGATGTTCCACGCCAACGCCTGGTGCGTGCCATTCGCCGGGACGATGGTCGGCGCGACGCAGATCTTCGGCGGCCCCAACCCCCAGCCCCGCGACATCGCCGAGCTGATCCAGGCGGAGAAAGTGACCTTCGTCGGCGCGGTGCCCACGGTCTGGATCGCGATCAAGGAACTGGTGGAGAAAGAGTCGTTCGACCTCTCCTCGATCCGCTGCATCCCGATCGGCGGCTCGGCCGCTCCGAAGAGCCTCCTCGAGGTCTACGAGAAGAAGTTCGGCGTCACGATGACCCACGCCTGGGGGATGACCGAGATGACCCCGCTCGGGACTATCTCGCGGCTGAAAAGCTACATGGAGGCCTGGCCCGACGAGCAACGCTACGCGGTGAGGGCCAAGCAGGGGTACGTCAGCGTCGGCGTCGAACTCAGAGCCGTGGACGATGAGGGAAAGGAAGTCCCCTGGGACGGCAAATCCATGGGGGAGCTCCAGGTGCGCGGCCCCTGGGTCGTGAAAGGCTATTACAACAATCCCGACAGCGCGAAGTCGTTCACACCCGACGGCTGGTTCAAGACCGGCGATGTCGTGACGATCGACCCCGAGGGGTACATCCAGATCATGGACCGCACCAAGGACCTGATCAAATCCGGCGGCGAGTGGATCTCGAGCGTGGACATGGAGAGCCTCCTCATGGCCCACCCGAAGGTCCTCGAGGCCGCCGTCATCGCTGTCCCCCACGCCAAGTGGGTCGAGCGCCCGCTCGCCTGCGTCGTCCCCAAGCCCGAGGCGAAGGGCGCCCTCACGGCCGCGGAGCTGATCGAGTTCCTCAGGCCCCAGGTCGCCAGGTGGTGGCTCCCCGACGCGATCGTCTTCCTGGACGCCATCCCCAAGACCAGCGTCGGGAAGTTCGACAAGAAGGTCCTCCGGGAGCAGTTCAGGAACTGGACGCCGGAGGCGTGA
- the rhaD gene encoding bifunctional rhamnulose-1-phosphate aldolase/short-chain dehydrogenase, translated as MDSRWSDAETKGLSSLDLLVYASRLIGAETSLVVWGGGNTSIKVVERDFAGREVRVLRVKGSGSDLKTITRKDFPGVRMDDLLALLERDEMGDQEMVDYLVHALQEPGGPRPSIETLLHGFLPFEVVIHTHADAIVSLTNTDRCADLLRQVYGREVVAIPYRRPGFRLSKDVALALRENPEARAVILEKHGTINWGGTARAAYLATLDLITRAEAAIGAKGRGRRRFGGVQVAPLDPDARREVALAVAPFLRGLVSRARRAILHFDDAPDVLEFVASIEAPTLSQVGPATPDHTIYTKRLPCFVRADRPGDPDRLKAVLGDAVERFVTDYTAYFEANRFEGATLLDPFPRIILIPGLGMFTTGKDARTAGIVADLYHHTISVLGAASSFGRYVSLTSKEAFDVEYWPLELYKLTLAPPEKELARRIALVTGGASGIGKAVALRLAREGAHVVIGDLDGAGALKTAEEISSAHGAGRALGLAMDVTREASVGRAVEEAVLAYGGLDIVVSNAGVAHAAALDRTELADWERSLAVNATGHFLVVRETLRVLKAQGLGGAVVFVATKNVMSPGKDFGAYSASKAAEAQLAKVLALEGGPFGIRANIVNPDAVFQDSRLWSPQVRRERARAQGISEDQLEAFYRTRNLLGVSIVPEDVAEAVCFLASDRSAKTTGCTLTVDGGLKDAFPR; from the coding sequence ATGGACTCGCGCTGGTCCGACGCCGAGACGAAGGGCCTCTCAAGCCTCGATCTGCTCGTCTACGCCTCGCGCCTCATCGGTGCCGAGACCTCCCTCGTGGTCTGGGGTGGCGGCAACACCTCGATCAAGGTGGTCGAGCGCGACTTCGCCGGGCGGGAGGTCAGAGTTCTCAGGGTGAAGGGGAGCGGCTCAGATCTCAAGACCATCACCCGGAAGGACTTCCCCGGCGTCCGGATGGATGACCTGCTGGCGCTCCTCGAGCGGGACGAGATGGGCGACCAGGAGATGGTGGACTACCTCGTGCACGCGCTCCAGGAGCCCGGCGGCCCGCGGCCGTCGATCGAGACCCTCCTCCATGGCTTCCTGCCCTTCGAGGTCGTCATCCATACCCATGCCGACGCCATCGTCTCGCTGACCAACACCGACCGCTGCGCCGACCTGCTGCGCCAGGTCTACGGGCGGGAGGTCGTGGCGATCCCTTACCGGCGTCCGGGCTTCCGGCTTTCCAAGGACGTGGCACTGGCGCTCCGGGAGAATCCAGAGGCCAGGGCGGTGATTCTGGAAAAGCACGGCACGATCAACTGGGGGGGCACGGCGAGGGCAGCGTACCTCGCGACGCTTGACCTGATTACGCGAGCCGAGGCGGCGATCGGCGCAAAGGGCAGGGGGCGACGGCGCTTCGGTGGGGTGCAGGTGGCTCCCCTCGACCCCGACGCCCGTCGGGAGGTGGCGCTGGCGGTCGCGCCGTTCCTCCGGGGGCTGGTGAGCCGCGCCCGACGGGCGATCCTCCATTTCGACGATGCTCCCGACGTCCTGGAGTTCGTGGCCTCGATCGAGGCGCCAACGCTCTCGCAGGTCGGCCCGGCGACGCCCGATCACACGATCTACACCAAGCGGCTTCCCTGCTTCGTGCGGGCCGATCGTCCCGGCGATCCGGACCGGCTCAAGGCTGTGCTCGGAGACGCCGTGGAGCGCTTCGTGACCGATTACACCGCCTACTTCGAGGCCAACCGCTTCGAGGGCGCCACGCTCCTGGACCCCTTCCCCAGGATAATCCTGATCCCGGGGCTCGGGATGTTCACGACGGGCAAGGACGCGCGGACGGCCGGGATCGTCGCGGATCTCTACCACCATACGATCTCCGTCCTCGGCGCCGCCTCCAGTTTCGGCCGGTACGTCTCGCTGACCTCGAAGGAGGCCTTCGACGTCGAGTACTGGCCGCTCGAGCTGTACAAGCTCACCCTGGCGCCTCCCGAGAAGGAGCTGGCGCGGCGGATCGCGCTGGTCACGGGAGGGGCGAGCGGGATCGGCAAGGCGGTGGCGCTCAGGCTCGCTCGGGAGGGCGCCCACGTCGTGATCGGAGACCTGGACGGGGCCGGGGCGCTCAAGACGGCTGAGGAGATCAGCAGTGCGCACGGCGCGGGCCGGGCCCTCGGGCTCGCGATGGACGTGACCCGTGAGGCCTCGGTCGGCCGGGCCGTCGAGGAAGCCGTGCTCGCCTACGGGGGCCTCGACATCGTCGTCTCCAACGCCGGGGTGGCGCACGCTGCAGCTCTCGACCGGACCGAGCTGGCGGACTGGGAGCGGAGCCTGGCGGTGAACGCGACGGGCCACTTCCTGGTGGTACGCGAGACGCTCCGCGTCCTCAAGGCGCAGGGGCTCGGCGGAGCGGTCGTCTTCGTCGCGACGAAGAACGTCATGTCCCCGGGCAAGGACTTCGGTGCCTATTCCGCCTCCAAGGCCGCCGAAGCCCAGCTCGCCAAAGTCCTGGCCCTCGAGGGCGGGCCCTTCGGCATCCGCGCCAACATCGTCAACCCCGATGCGGTGTTCCAGGACTCCAGGCTCTGGTCGCCACAGGTCCGGCGCGAGCGCGCGCGGGCGCAGGGAATCTCCGAGGATCAGCTCGAGGCGTTCTACCGGACGCGCAACCTCCTCGGGGTCTCGATCGTTCCCGAGGATGTGGCGGAGGCGGTCTGCTTCCTCGCCTCGGACCGCTCCGCCAAGACCACCGGGTGCACCCTCACGGTGGACGGCGGCTTGAAGGACGCCTTCCCGCGATGA
- a CDS encoding TIGR03619 family F420-dependent LLM class oxidoreductase, with the protein MIRFGAQLSLHPPEKQFALAQRVEALGFDSLWTGDHVSFHNPLYESLTLLASYAAITRHVRLGTAVYLLALRHPTAVAKATSTLDVLSQGRLIFGVGVGGENPKEFEACGIPHNERGARVNEGIEVLRALWTRTPASFAGRFVKFEGVSIDPKPVQPGGPRIWIGGRSDAALRRAGKLGDGWVSYVVTPDRYRRSVETMREAALAAGREPGPLETAHLTFITAGKDHDKARDTWVRRLSKRYNQDFAPLAEKYGFIGTPSRCIEQIERFAEAGCGYFLLNPICESAEEEEQLEILASEILPHFRRKG; encoded by the coding sequence ATGATCAGGTTCGGCGCCCAGCTCTCGCTCCACCCGCCGGAGAAGCAGTTCGCCCTCGCCCAGCGTGTCGAGGCGCTCGGCTTCGACTCGCTCTGGACCGGCGACCACGTGAGCTTCCACAACCCGCTCTACGAGTCTCTCACGCTGCTTGCGTCCTATGCCGCGATCACCCGTCATGTCAGGCTCGGGACGGCGGTGTATCTCCTGGCGCTCCGCCACCCGACCGCGGTGGCCAAGGCCACGTCCACCCTCGACGTGCTCTCGCAGGGGCGGCTGATCTTCGGCGTCGGCGTGGGAGGGGAGAACCCCAAGGAGTTCGAGGCCTGCGGCATCCCTCACAACGAGCGCGGGGCTCGTGTCAACGAGGGGATCGAGGTGCTGCGGGCGCTCTGGACGCGGACGCCCGCGTCGTTCGCGGGAAGGTTTGTCAAGTTCGAGGGCGTGAGCATCGACCCGAAACCGGTCCAGCCCGGCGGCCCACGGATCTGGATCGGGGGCCGGTCGGACGCCGCGCTCCGCCGTGCGGGAAAGCTGGGCGACGGCTGGGTCTCTTACGTGGTGACGCCGGACCGCTACAGGCGGAGCGTGGAGACGATGCGTGAGGCGGCCCTCGCCGCGGGGCGAGAGCCGGGACCGCTCGAGACCGCCCACCTCACCTTCATCACCGCGGGAAAGGACCACGACAAGGCGCGGGATACGTGGGTCAGGCGTCTGTCGAAACGCTACAACCAGGACTTCGCCCCGCTGGCCGAGAAGTATGGCTTCATCGGCACTCCCTCCCGGTGCATCGAGCAGATCGAGCGCTTCGCCGAGGCCGGCTGCGGCTACTTCCTCCTCAACCCGATCTGCGAATCCGCCGAGGAGGAGGAGCAGCTCGAGATCCTGGCGTCCGAGATCCTGCCCCATTTCCGAAGGAAGGGGTAG
- a CDS encoding NAD(P)-dependent oxidoreductase: MRVVVTGGSGRLGRAVVAELREEHDILVFDQQRPEESEGIRVRLGDHRDLGQVVGAVRDADVIVHLSAITYPGLFGEEVQFASNVLGAFHVAEAAATLGVPKLVFASSPALLGFMAPRDTFRLAYLPVDEDHPLAPHNAYGLSKLVTEEILKAWQRRTGGSAVALRPCYLVTPEELDTRLRPRLEHPELAAGNLFSYVDIRDAALVFRLAVERELPGYSVFFAGAADPLAREPLANLLPRYYPGAEKMAAALRGTQPAISNRRAEAVLGYRPRYSWRDLIKLD; encoded by the coding sequence ATGCGGGTGGTCGTGACCGGGGGCAGCGGACGGCTCGGCCGGGCGGTGGTCGCCGAGCTGCGCGAGGAGCACGACATCCTCGTTTTCGATCAGCAGCGCCCCGAGGAGAGCGAGGGCATCCGCGTCCGGCTCGGCGATCATCGTGACCTCGGCCAGGTCGTCGGCGCGGTGAGGGACGCGGATGTGATCGTTCACCTGTCCGCGATTACCTACCCCGGGCTCTTCGGCGAGGAGGTGCAGTTTGCGTCCAACGTCCTGGGAGCGTTTCACGTAGCCGAGGCCGCCGCCACCCTCGGCGTGCCGAAGCTCGTGTTCGCGAGCAGTCCCGCGCTCCTCGGCTTCATGGCGCCGAGGGACACCTTCAGGCTCGCCTACCTGCCGGTGGACGAGGATCACCCCCTCGCTCCCCATAACGCGTACGGGCTCTCGAAGCTCGTCACCGAAGAGATCCTCAAGGCCTGGCAGCGGCGGACCGGTGGGTCGGCGGTGGCGCTCCGTCCGTGCTATCTCGTGACGCCGGAGGAGCTGGACACGCGCCTCCGGCCGCGCCTCGAGCATCCCGAGCTTGCCGCGGGCAACCTGTTCAGCTACGTCGACATCCGCGACGCCGCGCTGGTGTTCCGTCTCGCGGTCGAGCGGGAGTTGCCGGGGTACAGCGTCTTCTTCGCCGGCGCGGCCGATCCACTCGCGCGTGAGCCCCTTGCGAACCTGCTGCCCCGCTACTACCCTGGAGCGGAGAAGATGGCGGCCGCGCTGCGCGGGACTCAGCCGGCGATCTCCAACAGGCGCGCCGAGGCCGTGCTCGGGTATCGTCCCAGGTACAGCTGGCGCGACCTGATAAAGCTCGACTGA